A genome region from Dreissena polymorpha isolate Duluth1 chromosome 16, UMN_Dpol_1.0, whole genome shotgun sequence includes the following:
- the LOC127861976 gene encoding tetraspanin-18-like isoform X3, with product MDAFQDLTNPLNRKNHEDGYGFPRYPGHGTRSMSIRSQPEDPCYTCLRTTVHCYNIIILIIGLGVLGIGIWLLVAEFSAREVSVLIGTNFLELATYLMVGAGGAIALLAFCGCCGTMREDKCVLAFYGATLLVTIFALIASSTLAFLSLGMTVAMKNDMQETLSYKYGVDLRKNSENRLITDAWDSLQRSFECCGPHGDANSTSSWAFYKLHSQWYTQTNMRAPYVPESCCRDGNKAICTGIETINGAPTRGPPMDKLYVHNDFLYTEGCYDKVLDNMRRNVYILGGVASIVPLLLIIGIIVVFCMCCKVRKDEFEEEQDI from the exons ATGGATGCCTTTCAGGATCTAACAAAC CCATTAAACCGGAAGAACCACGAAGATGGCTATGGTTTCCCGCGTTACCCAGGTCACGGCACGAGATCGATGTCAATACGCAGCCAACCGGAAGACCCGTGTTACACTTGCCTTCGAACCACTGTGCACTGCTATAACATAATCATCTTG ATAATCGGCCTGGGCGTATTGGGTATCGGCATATGGCTTCTGGTAGCGGAGTTCAGTGCCCGCGAGGTATCCGTGCTGATTGGTACGAACTTCTTAGAGCTTGCCACATACCTGATGGTGGGGGCTGGGGGTGCGATAGCCCTGCTGGCGTTCTGTGGCTGCTGTGGAACCATGAGGGAGGATAAATGCGTTCTAGCATTT TATGGCGCTACTTTGTTGGTGACAATCTTCGCACTAATCGCAAGCAGCACCCTCGCATTTCTCTCCCTAGGG ATGACGGTAGCGATGAAAAACGATATGCAAGAGACGTTAAGTTACAAATATGGCGTTGATTTACGTAAAAACAGCGAAAATCGCCTTATAACAGACGCCTGGGATTCATTGCAACGAAGT TTCGAGTGTTGCGGACCACACGGTGACGCGAACTCCACGAGCTCCTGGGCCTTCTACAAGCTGCATTCTCAGTGGTACACACAGACCAACATGC GTGCCCCGTACGTGCCCGAGTCCTGCTGCAGGGATGGAAACAAGGCAATCTGCACGGGCATAGAGACGATAAACGGCGCCCCCACCCGCGGCCCTCCCATGGACAAACTCTACGTGCACAACGACTTCCTGTACACGGAGGGATGCTATGACAAGGTCCTTGACAACATGCGTCGCAACGTGTACATCCTAGGGGGCGTGGCGTCCATAGTACCTTTACTTTTG ATTATCGGTATAATAGTCGTGTTTTGTATGTGTTGCAAAGTTCGGAAGGACGAGTTTGAAGAGGAGCAAGACATATAG
- the LOC127861976 gene encoding tetraspanin-18-like isoform X2: protein MGAKADLPEDEISEIHPEFQPLNRKNHEDGYGFPRYPGHGTRSMSIRSQPEDPCYTCLRTTVHCYNIIILIIGLGVLGIGIWLLVAEFSAREVSVLIGTNFLELATYLMVGAGGAIALLAFCGCCGTMREDKCVLAFYGATLLVTIFALIASSTLAFLSLGMTVAMKNDMQETLSYKYGVDLRKNSENRLITDAWDSLQRSFECCGPHGDANSTSSWAFYKLHSQWYTQTNMRAPYVPESCCRDGNKAICTGIETINGAPTRGPPMDKLYVHNDFLYTEGCYDKVLDNMRRNVYILGGVASIVPLLLIIGIIVVFCMCCKVRKDEFEEEQDI from the exons CCATTAAACCGGAAGAACCACGAAGATGGCTATGGTTTCCCGCGTTACCCAGGTCACGGCACGAGATCGATGTCAATACGCAGCCAACCGGAAGACCCGTGTTACACTTGCCTTCGAACCACTGTGCACTGCTATAACATAATCATCTTG ATAATCGGCCTGGGCGTATTGGGTATCGGCATATGGCTTCTGGTAGCGGAGTTCAGTGCCCGCGAGGTATCCGTGCTGATTGGTACGAACTTCTTAGAGCTTGCCACATACCTGATGGTGGGGGCTGGGGGTGCGATAGCCCTGCTGGCGTTCTGTGGCTGCTGTGGAACCATGAGGGAGGATAAATGCGTTCTAGCATTT TATGGCGCTACTTTGTTGGTGACAATCTTCGCACTAATCGCAAGCAGCACCCTCGCATTTCTCTCCCTAGGG ATGACGGTAGCGATGAAAAACGATATGCAAGAGACGTTAAGTTACAAATATGGCGTTGATTTACGTAAAAACAGCGAAAATCGCCTTATAACAGACGCCTGGGATTCATTGCAACGAAGT TTCGAGTGTTGCGGACCACACGGTGACGCGAACTCCACGAGCTCCTGGGCCTTCTACAAGCTGCATTCTCAGTGGTACACACAGACCAACATGC GTGCCCCGTACGTGCCCGAGTCCTGCTGCAGGGATGGAAACAAGGCAATCTGCACGGGCATAGAGACGATAAACGGCGCCCCCACCCGCGGCCCTCCCATGGACAAACTCTACGTGCACAACGACTTCCTGTACACGGAGGGATGCTATGACAAGGTCCTTGACAACATGCGTCGCAACGTGTACATCCTAGGGGGCGTGGCGTCCATAGTACCTTTACTTTTG ATTATCGGTATAATAGTCGTGTTTTGTATGTGTTGCAAAGTTCGGAAGGACGAGTTTGAAGAGGAGCAAGACATATAG